Proteins from a genomic interval of Candidatus Gracilibacteria bacterium:
- a CDS encoding DUF87 domain-containing protein, translating to MTETVQNTNQTPISTAVPNGASVAPQATETAVAMAPAAKPIKPVKLGFFAKFKADWKARTEANRVKGQSLKAQKEGTSGVSGTGSAASNHAAASLENLPKDEDGHADFTKLSLEDKKKVIEAEKIFQQGMSTIRDLIAPSSTEIAFNHVLMDGVFAKSFFVFSYPRYIDTNWLSPVVNFDVTMDIAQFIYPISSEKIMKTLKSQVAKFQSSIHMSRDKGQVRDPALETALEDAEELRTDLQRGQEKFFQFALYFTVYHEDEKKLERITKQIESLLGGKLVLTRRADLRMNHAFNSSLPLALDELEVAHNMNTSPLSSTFPFISSELTSNKGILYGLNRHNDSLIIFDRFSLENANAVVFAKSGAGKSYAVKLEILRSLMMGTDVIVIDPENEYEALSQTVGGSYLRVSLNSDRRINPFDLPKPLDQDEMKPGDLLRSAVIDLTGLMKLMFGQMTASEEALIDKALLDTYATKGITMDTPDPAHFEPPTMNDFYSVLSSMEGATELAQRIQKYTTGTFGGIFNQATNVELDSKLVVFSIRDLEDSLRPIAMYIILNYLWNRVRSQLKRRILVIDEAWIMMQHEDSAKFLFGLVKRARKYYLGVSTITQDVEDFMKNSFGKPIVSNSSLQLLLKQSPAAMEVLTGVFNLTQGERYMLLNSGVGQGLFFAGLQHVAIQIIASYSEDKIVTTNPEQLLKQRDKDEVMMAK from the coding sequence ATGACTGAAACCGTCCAAAACACAAATCAAACTCCAATATCGACCGCAGTGCCGAATGGCGCTTCTGTGGCTCCACAAGCCACGGAGACGGCTGTTGCAATGGCCCCTGCGGCCAAGCCAATCAAGCCGGTAAAATTAGGATTTTTTGCCAAATTCAAGGCTGATTGGAAAGCCCGAACTGAGGCGAATCGCGTTAAAGGTCAGTCTTTAAAAGCGCAAAAAGAGGGGACGTCCGGAGTCTCCGGCACGGGTTCGGCAGCTTCCAATCATGCCGCCGCTTCTCTTGAGAACCTTCCCAAAGACGAGGATGGCCATGCGGATTTTACCAAACTTTCCCTTGAAGATAAGAAAAAAGTCATTGAAGCGGAAAAGATTTTTCAACAAGGCATGTCCACGATTCGAGATTTGATTGCTCCTTCTTCCACGGAAATCGCGTTCAATCATGTGTTGATGGATGGCGTTTTTGCCAAGAGTTTCTTTGTGTTTTCTTACCCTCGTTATATTGATACCAACTGGCTTTCTCCGGTGGTCAACTTTGATGTGACCATGGACATCGCGCAATTTATTTATCCGATTTCTTCGGAGAAAATCATGAAAACGCTCAAATCGCAGGTGGCGAAATTTCAATCCAGCATTCACATGTCTCGAGATAAAGGTCAGGTTCGTGATCCGGCTTTGGAAACCGCACTTGAGGATGCGGAAGAGCTTCGTACCGATTTGCAACGAGGCCAGGAGAAATTTTTTCAATTTGCACTTTATTTTACGGTGTATCACGAAGATGAGAAAAAACTCGAACGTATCACCAAGCAAATCGAGAGTTTGCTCGGAGGAAAATTGGTGCTCACGCGTCGCGCGGATCTTCGTATGAATCATGCGTTCAATTCTTCTCTTCCTTTGGCGCTCGATGAATTGGAAGTGGCGCACAATATGAACACGTCTCCGCTTTCCTCGACTTTTCCGTTTATTTCATCCGAACTCACTTCCAATAAAGGAATTTTGTACGGGCTCAATCGCCACAACGACAGTTTGATTATTTTTGATCGATTTTCCCTTGAAAATGCCAATGCCGTGGTGTTTGCCAAATCCGGGGCCGGAAAGTCTTATGCCGTGAAACTTGAGATTTTACGCAGTTTGATGATGGGCACGGATGTGATTGTGATCGATCCTGAAAATGAATACGAAGCGCTTTCGCAAACCGTGGGCGGGTCGTATCTTCGCGTATCGCTCAACTCTGACCGTCGTATCAATCCGTTTGATTTACCCAAGCCGCTCGATCAGGATGAAATGAAACCCGGGGACTTGCTCCGTTCCGCGGTCATCGACCTCACGGGTTTGATGAAATTGATGTTCGGCCAAATGACGGCTTCGGAAGAGGCGCTCATCGATAAAGCGTTGCTCGATACGTATGCGACCAAAGGCATTACGATGGACACGCCGGATCCCGCGCATTTTGAACCTCCGACCATGAATGATTTTTATAGCGTGTTGTCCTCGATGGAGGGCGCAACCGAGCTGGCTCAACGGATTCAAAAATACACCACCGGAACGTTTGGCGGGATTTTTAATCAAGCCACCAATGTCGAACTCGACAGCAAGTTGGTTGTGTTTTCGATTCGTGATTTGGAAGATTCTCTTCGCCCGATCGCCATGTATATTATTTTGAATTATTTGTGGAATCGTGTGCGCAGTCAATTGAAACGTCGCATTCTTGTTATTGATGAAGCCTGGATCATGATGCAACATGAGGATTCGGCCAAGTTTTTGTTTGGGCTCGTCAAACGCGCTCGCAAATATTATCTTGGGGTTTCCACCATCACACAGGATGTGGAAGATTTTATGAAAAATTCATTCGGGAAGCCGATTGTGAGCAATTCTTCATTGCAACTTTTGTTAAAACAATCGCCGGCGGCCATGGAGGTGTTGACCGGGGTATTCAATTTGACGCAAGGTGAACGCTATATGTTGTTGAACAGTGGTGTGGGCCAAGGTCTCTTTTTCGCCGGTTTACAACATGTGGCCATTCAGATCATCGCGTCGTACAGTGAAGATAAAATCGTGACCACCAATCCGGAGCAGTTGCTGAAGCAGAGAGATAAGGATGAGGTGATGATGGCGAAATAA
- a CDS encoding GGDEF domain-containing protein: protein MIKFVSSSDWGFVVIKGFSVMSFLSGKLTFPLQPISFWKPARLVGVEAVDKARHPVVFQGQTLATPERYGKFVESLIQFFRERLSFLPEVSSCLLYENPDQESLQFLGREEQLIRLDRLTTVISRVVQSEHLDILESLDQFLPGYRERFNGVVTRLAKPVVFAEGPMRDLAFEDTCTEFRAAMTGILGASIEKSHHEKWGEYGALTREAFDQSRRTALSFAQRVEFPCAQLFMDLDSFKKANDRYGQIAGDYIIGEFFRRIRSIIRPEDLLCAAGGDEAIIFMPNTDQAKAVLAAIRIQDAVLKDPFVIPSGKTNEKKGPIVLDGEDHRALTLSVGIGAVSTLKNESKPEIFLGGRAPCNLEDLSTLLEAKSERAMKAAKCLGRHPSTGRFVVRIESQDGVDTYITTPDPDFLYKNTIVVASLLTPLILAYLDAVTASKAKEGDR from the coding sequence ATGATTAAATTCGTCTCTTCTTCTGATTGGGGTTTTGTAGTTATTAAATGATTTAGTGTTATGTCTTTTCTTTCTGGAAAATTAACATTCCCTTTACAACCAATTTCTTTTTGGAAGCCCGCGAGGTTGGTGGGGGTGGAAGCTGTAGACAAAGCGAGGCATCCGGTTGTATTCCAAGGGCAAACGCTTGCTACTCCTGAAAGATATGGGAAATTTGTTGAATCTTTAATTCAGTTTTTTCGTGAAAGGCTTTCATTTCTTCCCGAAGTGTCTTCTTGTTTATTATATGAAAATCCAGATCAAGAATCTTTACAATTTCTTGGAAGGGAAGAACAATTGATCCGTTTGGATCGTTTGACGACCGTGATTTCAAGGGTTGTTCAATCGGAACATTTAGATATTCTTGAGTCATTAGATCAGTTTTTGCCGGGTTATAGGGAGCGATTTAATGGAGTTGTAACAAGATTGGCTAAGCCGGTTGTTTTTGCTGAGGGGCCTATGAGGGATCTTGCTTTTGAGGATACATGCACAGAGTTTCGGGCGGCGATGACGGGGATTTTGGGAGCTTCTATTGAAAAGAGTCATCATGAAAAATGGGGAGAATATGGGGCATTAACCCGGGAGGCTTTTGATCAGAGTCGAAGAACTGCATTGAGTTTTGCTCAACGTGTTGAATTTCCGTGTGCTCAACTTTTTATGGATTTGGATTCCTTTAAGAAAGCTAATGATCGATATGGGCAAATTGCAGGAGATTATATTATAGGAGAATTTTTTAGACGTATTCGTTCGATTATTCGTCCGGAAGATCTCCTTTGTGCCGCAGGAGGGGATGAGGCGATTATATTTATGCCAAATACAGATCAAGCAAAGGCGGTTTTGGCTGCGATAAGAATTCAGGACGCGGTACTTAAAGATCCTTTTGTTATTCCTTCAGGAAAAACCAATGAAAAAAAAGGACCTATTGTTTTAGATGGCGAGGATCATAGAGCTTTAACTCTTTCTGTTGGGATTGGAGCTGTTTCTACTTTAAAGAATGAAAGTAAACCGGAAATTTTTTTAGGAGGAAGAGCTCCTTGTAATCTTGAGGATCTTTCTACACTATTAGAAGCGAAATCGGAACGTGCTATGAAGGCGGCAAAATGTTTAGGGCGTCATCCTTCAACGGGTAGATTTGTTGTCCGTATAGAGTCTCAGGATGGAGTTGATACTTATATAACAACCCCTGATCCGGATTTTTTGTATAAAAACACGATTGTTGTTGCAAGTCTTTTGACCCCGTTGATTTTAGCTTATTTGGATGCTGTTACAGCCAGTAAGGCTAAAGAGGGGGATCGTTAG
- the gyrA gene encoding DNA gyrase subunit A, with amino-acid sequence MPKKNDGQNPNDSTPNKQPKKPKKDLTQKPEEKKAKKAPIEATPEPSKEAEKIIKSTPEITETPATVEATATPLPEVGGDGNTPTPTLFTALAANERLRSISDEMETCYLDYAMSVIVSRALPDVRDGLKPVHRRILYVMQETGLRSTAKYRKSANVVGDVLGKYHPHGDTAVYDSMVRMAQSFSLRYPLVDGQGNFGSIDGDSAAAYRYTEAKMTKIAEEMLADIDKETVDWTENYDGTRKEPTVLPTKIPQLLLNGTMGIAVGMATNIPPHNLGELVDGLVALIDNPEITIEELMAYIKGPDFPTAGLIYDNEAIKNMYVNGRGGIVMRARAEIEELKNGKSIIRVDEIPYQVNKATLIEKMADLVRDKKLMGISDLRDESSRDEIRIIIELKRDAYPKKVLNRLYQLTQMQTNFNMNMIALVDGLQPRLLNLKEVLKYFLKHRKKVITRRTEYELKIAKARAHILEGLKTALDNIDAVIETIKKSATKEEASLSLQKKFKLSELQAEAILEMRLQTLAGLEHQKIEDEYKEKIALIAELEGILLDAGKIETIMKKELAEMKEKYGDPRRTEIVPHAVGEISAKDTIPNEPMLVILTEENYVKRVTPSSFRTQRRGGKGIIGMSTKEEDEIAILRYANNHDELLYFTNRGRVFKLPVYEIPQTSRTAKGQAIVNLLQLEKDERVTAILGMNESFTGKYLFMGTSKGTVKKTAVEEFKNVRKSGLIAIKLRPDDELEWVKETSGNDRVVIVTQGAQCIQFDENDVRPLGRASMGVRGIRLKGTNDIVIQMDIIQKEGADLLIVTENGLGKRTPLISYRFQSRGGSGIKTANLTPKTGKIVGARILAEDIEGDLVIVSKVGQIIRLPLESIPGRGRATQGVYLMRLNKDDHVASISIINKTTEAEEAEEGTIEGEEGEKTEVKAKKTKVAEQPTLKI; translated from the coding sequence ATGCCTAAGAAAAATGACGGTCAGAATCCTAACGATTCAACCCCCAACAAGCAACCTAAAAAACCGAAAAAAGACTTGACTCAAAAACCCGAGGAAAAGAAAGCAAAAAAGGCGCCAATTGAAGCGACGCCCGAACCATCAAAAGAGGCTGAAAAAATTATAAAATCAACTCCCGAGATCACAGAAACCCCGGCAACGGTTGAAGCCACGGCCACCCCCCTCCCCGAAGTCGGAGGAGACGGCAACACCCCAACCCCCACCCTATTCACCGCCTTGGCCGCCAACGAACGCCTGCGCTCCATTTCCGATGAAATGGAAACCTGCTACCTCGATTACGCCATGAGCGTGATCGTGTCCCGCGCCTTACCCGATGTTCGCGACGGATTGAAACCCGTGCATCGCCGCATCCTTTACGTAATGCAAGAAACCGGACTTCGTTCCACTGCCAAATACCGCAAATCCGCGAACGTGGTCGGAGATGTTTTAGGTAAATACCATCCTCATGGCGACACGGCCGTATACGACTCCATGGTTCGTATGGCCCAAAGCTTTTCGCTCCGATACCCGCTCGTGGACGGACAAGGAAACTTTGGTTCCATCGACGGAGACAGCGCCGCCGCCTACCGTTACACCGAGGCCAAAATGACCAAAATCGCGGAAGAAATGCTTGCAGACATTGATAAAGAAACCGTGGACTGGACCGAAAACTACGACGGCACGCGAAAAGAACCCACCGTACTCCCCACCAAAATCCCTCAACTCCTTCTCAACGGGACCATGGGAATTGCCGTGGGTATGGCCACCAACATCCCACCTCATAACCTTGGAGAACTCGTGGACGGACTCGTGGCCCTCATCGACAACCCGGAAATCACGATCGAAGAACTCATGGCCTATATCAAAGGTCCCGATTTTCCGACCGCAGGACTTATTTATGACAACGAAGCCATCAAAAACATGTACGTGAACGGACGAGGCGGCATTGTGATGCGCGCCCGCGCCGAAATCGAAGAGCTCAAAAACGGAAAATCCATCATTCGAGTGGATGAAATCCCCTATCAAGTCAACAAAGCCACGCTCATCGAAAAAATGGCGGACTTGGTGCGTGACAAAAAACTCATGGGAATTTCCGACCTCCGCGACGAATCCAGCCGCGACGAAATTCGCATCATCATTGAACTCAAACGAGACGCTTATCCTAAAAAAGTCCTCAATCGTTTGTACCAACTCACCCAAATGCAAACGAATTTTAACATGAACATGATCGCGCTCGTGGACGGACTCCAACCGCGCCTTCTCAACCTAAAAGAAGTGCTCAAATACTTCCTCAAACATCGCAAAAAAGTCATCACGCGCCGCACCGAATACGAACTCAAAATCGCCAAAGCCCGCGCCCACATTCTCGAAGGTCTCAAAACCGCGCTCGATAACATCGATGCCGTAATCGAAACCATTAAAAAATCCGCCACCAAAGAAGAAGCGAGTCTCTCTTTACAGAAAAAATTCAAACTCTCCGAGCTTCAAGCCGAAGCCATTCTTGAGATGCGCCTCCAAACCCTGGCCGGGCTCGAACATCAAAAAATCGAAGACGAATATAAGGAAAAAATCGCTCTCATCGCAGAATTGGAAGGCATTTTATTGGATGCCGGAAAAATCGAAACCATTATGAAAAAAGAACTCGCGGAAATGAAAGAAAAATACGGAGATCCTCGTCGCACCGAAATCGTGCCTCATGCCGTGGGAGAAATTTCCGCCAAAGACACAATCCCGAACGAGCCCATGCTCGTGATCCTCACCGAGGAAAACTACGTCAAACGTGTCACGCCTTCTTCTTTCCGCACCCAAAGACGCGGAGGCAAAGGCATCATTGGCATGTCCACCAAAGAAGAAGATGAAATTGCCATTTTGCGCTACGCCAACAACCACGACGAACTTTTGTACTTCACCAATCGAGGTCGTGTGTTCAAATTGCCGGTGTACGAAATCCCGCAAACCTCTCGCACCGCCAAAGGCCAAGCCATCGTCAACCTCCTTCAACTCGAAAAAGACGAACGCGTAACCGCCATCTTGGGTATGAATGAAAGCTTTACCGGAAAATACCTGTTTATGGGAACCTCCAAAGGTACAGTCAAAAAAACCGCGGTGGAAGAATTCAAAAATGTACGAAAAAGCGGGCTCATTGCCATCAAGTTGCGCCCGGACGATGAACTCGAATGGGTCAAAGAGACTTCAGGCAACGATCGCGTGGTCATTGTGACCCAAGGCGCTCAATGCATTCAATTCGACGAAAACGATGTGCGCCCGCTCGGACGCGCCTCTATGGGAGTTCGTGGCATTCGCCTCAAAGGAACGAATGACATTGTCATCCAAATGGACATCATCCAAAAAGAAGGCGCAGACCTTTTGATTGTCACGGAAAACGGACTGGGAAAACGCACCCCGCTCATCAGCTACCGCTTCCAATCTCGTGGAGGATCCGGAATCAAAACCGCCAACCTCACCCCGAAAACCGGTAAAATCGTTGGAGCTCGTATCCTTGCAGAAGACATCGAAGGCGATCTCGTGATTGTGTCAAAAGTGGGACAAATCATCCGACTCCCCTTGGAATCCATTCCGGGCCGCGGACGTGCAACCCAAGGCGTGTATTTGATGCGCCTCAACAAAGATGATCATGTGGCCTCCATTTCCATCATCAACAAAACCACCGAGGCGGAAGAAGCCGAGGAAGGAACGATTGAAGGAGAAGAAGGCGAAAAAACGGAAGTAAAAGCCAAAAAAACCAAGGTCGCCGAACAGCCAACGTTGAAAATTTAG
- a CDS encoding S41 family peptidase translates to MDFFSRLMRRGAPFILAALLMTVFFQVPISSASTPFKDLGTTYADTIQYLQDKGVVQGYSGFYFYPERSITRAEFIKILLKNYGFDPDTVTQYSNHYIDVPKSMWFAPYIERAFELGILDDKQAIYPNEPITRVEAAKHVLSLLGISLPRLLNESEWTLSYKDVSYDAWFAPIVLYAQNYGLLGPLDPASTDYFSPVQRMSRGEATQLVYNTDIYLYGNQIMDSTVETEEGPVYTTTYSTVTNGSVTYDIPNFDIFLDVWTRIHEEFYGHDNLDDEALMYQALEGLMEALGDPYSVFLDPPASTELDNVLTGTLSGIGATLFETDEGVIIQNFLQDAPGEAAGLKVNDIITAVDGVDVTGMNASDLGGIIRGESGTTVQITVKRTGTTAPLTYTYTVTREVLNFSYISGEIIKNDILYIDINLFDDLSFIDFTQTVTDLMEEDPNYTGMIVDLRDNGGGYLNSVHSVIGHFIPYGQAAFFVQYSENENSLYLSTGNGEFAKLPLVILINENTASAAEIMAIALKEKADAILVGKTTYGKGTVQSLVNYADGSSLKLTIAEWRSPEFHSINGIGLSPHYDVSISDENIAMGEDPQLNKAIEIMKNEIEKDRDAEEYTWGLLQD, encoded by the coding sequence ATGGATTTCTTTTCTCGTCTCATGCGACGTGGCGCGCCTTTCATTCTCGCCGCTCTTTTAATGACGGTTTTTTTCCAAGTTCCAATCTCTTCCGCAAGCACTCCTTTTAAGGATCTCGGAACCACCTACGCCGACACCATTCAATACCTTCAAGACAAAGGCGTTGTCCAAGGTTATTCCGGCTTTTATTTCTACCCTGAAAGATCCATCACCCGCGCCGAATTCATTAAAATTTTATTAAAAAATTATGGATTCGATCCCGACACCGTCACCCAATATTCCAATCATTACATCGATGTTCCAAAAAGTATGTGGTTTGCCCCTTACATTGAGCGCGCGTTCGAATTGGGTATTTTAGACGATAAACAAGCCATTTACCCCAATGAACCCATCACTCGAGTCGAAGCCGCCAAACACGTTCTCTCCTTACTCGGAATATCTCTTCCCCGATTACTCAACGAAAGCGAATGGACCCTTTCTTATAAGGACGTGAGTTACGACGCTTGGTTTGCACCCATCGTGCTTTACGCCCAAAATTACGGTCTTCTCGGACCTCTTGATCCCGCAAGCACCGACTATTTCTCTCCCGTCCAAAGAATGTCACGCGGAGAAGCCACTCAACTGGTTTACAACACGGACATTTATCTTTACGGAAACCAAATCATGGACAGCACCGTCGAAACCGAAGAAGGCCCGGTTTACACAACCACCTACAGCACGGTCACCAACGGATCCGTCACTTATGACATCCCCAATTTCGACATCTTTTTGGATGTATGGACTCGAATTCACGAAGAATTCTACGGACACGACAACCTCGACGATGAAGCTTTGATGTACCAAGCGCTCGAAGGATTGATGGAAGCACTCGGCGATCCGTACAGTGTTTTCCTGGATCCCCCGGCCAGCACCGAATTGGACAATGTTTTAACCGGAACCCTCTCCGGCATTGGCGCCACACTCTTTGAAACCGACGAAGGCGTCATTATCCAAAATTTCCTCCAGGATGCTCCGGGAGAAGCCGCGGGATTGAAAGTCAATGATATAATCACCGCAGTGGATGGCGTAGACGTCACAGGAATGAACGCTTCGGATTTGGGAGGAATCATCCGAGGAGAATCGGGAACAACCGTCCAAATCACCGTCAAAAGAACGGGAACCACCGCGCCCCTGACTTACACTTATACCGTCACACGAGAAGTCCTCAATTTCAGCTATATTTCAGGAGAAATCATAAAAAACGATATCCTCTATATCGACATCAATCTTTTTGATGACCTGAGTTTCATCGACTTCACGCAAACCGTAACGGATTTAATGGAAGAAGACCCCAATTATACGGGAATGATCGTCGATCTGCGCGACAATGGCGGAGGCTACCTCAACTCCGTGCATTCCGTAATCGGACATTTTATCCCGTATGGACAAGCCGCCTTTTTTGTCCAATACAGCGAAAATGAAAATTCCTTATACCTCTCCACCGGAAACGGTGAATTCGCCAAACTTCCTTTGGTGATTTTGATCAATGAAAACACCGCGTCCGCCGCGGAAATCATGGCCATTGCGCTCAAAGAAAAAGCCGATGCCATCCTGGTTGGAAAAACCACCTATGGAAAAGGCACGGTCCAATCCCTCGTAAACTACGCAGACGGTTCTTCTCTCAAACTCACGATCGCGGAATGGCGCAGTCCGGAATTTCACAGCATCAACGGCATCGGGCTCTCCCCCCATTACGATGTCTCTATCTCGGATGAAAACATTGCCATGGGCGAAGATCCTCAACTCAATAAAGCGATTGAAATAATGAAAAATGAAATTGAAAAAGACCGTGACGCCGAAGAATACACATGGGGTCTGCTCCAAGATTAA
- a CDS encoding sulfite exporter TauE/SafE family protein: protein MDLQTSLILALGIGIGFFAQTVFGFAATLIAFPILMIVLSLQKSIALTSIFLLLFSSILVYQNRKLMNKKIVLEMGIGGIIGLVIGVQILKLGNPEILNKLLGVFIVLYASYSFIKKREIKIFNKLGFLFSFLGGFFSGLFSSGGPLFITYIYNKIEKTDVVRATLIGILGIINVLRVPLLIQSEMLNRETMIQAIVLLPVFLISLYLGNKFYKKMDEKIFKQLFIVLLLIMGISLIVK from the coding sequence ATGGACCTTCAAACCTCCTTAATCTTAGCCCTCGGCATTGGCATCGGATTTTTCGCACAAACCGTATTTGGTTTTGCCGCGACCTTGATTGCCTTCCCGATTTTAATGATTGTTTTAAGCCTGCAAAAATCCATTGCCTTAACATCAATCTTCCTACTCTTATTCAGCAGTATTTTGGTTTACCAAAACCGAAAACTGATGAACAAAAAAATTGTTCTGGAAATGGGAATTGGAGGCATAATTGGGCTCGTGATCGGCGTCCAAATTCTCAAACTCGGTAATCCTGAAATCCTCAATAAATTACTGGGCGTTTTCATCGTGCTTTATGCCTCTTACTCCTTCATCAAAAAACGCGAAATCAAAATCTTCAACAAATTGGGCTTTTTATTTTCCTTCCTGGGCGGATTCTTTTCCGGTTTATTTTCGTCCGGAGGCCCGCTTTTCATCACCTATATTTATAATAAAATTGAAAAAACGGACGTCGTACGAGCCACGCTCATCGGAATATTGGGCATCATCAATGTATTACGAGTCCCACTCCTTATTCAAAGCGAAATGTTGAACCGTGAAACAATGATTCAAGCCATAGTCCTTCTTCCCGTTTTCCTCATTTCACTCTATCTCGGCAACAAATTTTACAAAAAAATGGACGAAAAAATATTCAAGCAACTGTTCATCGTTCTGTTGTTGATTATGGGAATTTCGCTGATTGTGAAATAA